In Pseudomonas campi, the sequence GCGTAGCCCAGCCAGGCGACGATGCCCAGCTGCCAGACCACCGCGGTCAGCGAGCAGAGAATCACCAGCAGGGTGCTGCGGATGCAGCGGGTGTACAGCAGGATGATCACGAAGGCACTGACCACCGCCAGGCCGAAGAACATCATCACCTGGATCAGGCCGTCGATCAGGTCGCCGATCAGCTTGGCGAAACCGATCACCCGCACCTTGTACTTGCCGCTGCCCTCCTCGCCCGACTGGCGCGCGGCGCTGTCGCCGGCGAATTCGATCTTGTCGCGCAGCTGCTCTTCGATGACTTTGGCGAACTGGTAGTAGTTGATGCTCTGGCCGGTGGCCGAGTTCTTGTCGAGCAGCGGCACGATCAGCATGGTCGACTTGAAATCGCTGGCCACCAGGCTGCCGACAATGCCGGCGCGGTTGATGTTCTGCCGCAGCGCCTCGATGTCGCTCGGGCTGCCCTGGTAGGCATCGGGCATCACCGGGCCGCCCTGGAAGCCCTCCTCGGTGACTTCGGTCCAGCGCACCGCCGGGCTCCACAAGGACTTCATCCAGGCGCGGTCGACGCCGCTGGTGAGGAACAGCTCATCGTTGACCTGCTTGAGCACGGTCAGGTACTCGGGGTCGAAGATATCGCCCTGGGTGTTTTCCACCACCACCCGCACCGAGTTGCCCAGGCCGCGCAGCGAGTCGCGGTTCTGCAGGAAGTTCTGAATGTACGGCTGGCTCTGCGGAATCATCTTCTCGAAGCTGGGCCGCAGCTCCAGACGGGTCACCGCCATGTAGCCGAGCACCAGGGTGATCAATGCCATCAGCAGGACGAACTGCACCCGGTGGTTGAACACCATGCGTTCCAGCAGGTTGCCGGTGCGCGGGTCGAAGTCGCGCACATCGCGAATCACCGGCATGGTGTCTTGCTTGATATTGCCCATAGCAAATACTCGTTCGAATGCGTCTGGTTATTCGGCAGGCAGGCTGCGTACGCCGCGCGCACCAACCAGAATCAAGGAGCCATTGGCCGCCTGCACGGCACCGGCGACCGGGGCCTGCTGCGTCTGGGGCAGCAGCTGCAAGGTGTTCTGCGCGCCGCTCGCGAGCAACTGGTGGCCGGCCTGGGTGAACAGGCGATAGCGCCCCTGGGTATCGACCAGGGCGGCGCAGAAGCTGATCTGCAGTTCGCCACTGAGGCTCTGCCAGCTAGCGCCGCCATCCTGGCTGCGCAGGGCATGCCCGCGCAGGCCATAGACCAGCACCTCGCCGGGCTTGCCGGTGATGCCGAAGAAGCTGCCCTGATAAGGCGTTTCCAGTGCGATAAAGCGTTCGAGAGTGGTGTCCCACTTGCGCAGCAGGCCCTGCTCGCCGGCCATATACAGCGCATCGCCGGTGCCGTTGATGGCATTCAGGTGCAGGCCCTGGGGGTTCTCGGTGCGGTCCTGGAAGGGAATCCAGCTGCGCCCGCCATCGCGGGTATGCAGGATCAGGTTGAACACGCCCACCGCGTAGCCCGTGTGCTGGTCGGCGAACCACACATCGAGAAAGGGTTTGTCGGCGCCTTCGTCGAGCAGGCGCTGGCCTTCGCCCGCCAGGCTGGCCCACTGTTCGTTGGCCGGCTCGGCGGCGGCCAGGGCACTGTAGTGCTTGAGCACCAGCTCACCGATCTGGCGGCCATCGAGCTGCTTGCTCCAGGTGGCGCCGGCATCGCTGCTGTGCAGGATCACGCCGTCATTGCCCACCGCCCAGCCTTGCTGGGGGGTCGGGAAATGCACGGCATTGAGGTCGACGCTGACCGGCACCTGGGCCTGTTGCCAGGACTGGCCAGCGTCGTCGGAATACAGAATGTGGCCACGTTGGCCAACGGTCACCAAACGCTCACCCGCACGGGTAACGTCCAGCAGGGGGCTGCGCAGTGCCAGGGCACTCGGCTTGGCCGGCAGATCCAGCACGTCAACGTAGCTGGTCGCCTGGGCAAGGCCCGGCAGCAGGGTCAGCAGGGCAGACAGCGCCAGCTGCAAAATCTTGTTGTTATAGGAGCACATACTGCGTCCTCTGAAGAAAACAGCGCCGGGTGGCGTTGGCACGCCGCCCGGCGACGAAAGCGGCAGTTCCGGACCTGGCCGACAGGCTGGAGTCCGCAGTGGCGAGGCAAGGGCATCACCACTGCGGCCGGGTTCTTGCGTCAGTTGCTTAACGGATACCGGCACCGGCCAGGGCTTCCGGCGACCACTGCGCCTTGGACAGCGGCTCGATGTACTTGATGCCGCCGTACGGGCCCACTACGCCGTTGACGTTGTAGCTGCCGCCGACCAGGTCATAGATGACATGAGGCGCGGTGTTGGGCGTCTCTACATCGTAGCTCTGGGTCAGGAAACTATAGGAACCGCGATACAGCTTGCCGCCGGCGTCGTACTGATCGGAGGCCAGCGCGTTCCAGCTGTCCTCATCCAGGTAGAAGCTGCGCTTGGCATAAACATGGCGGGAGCCGGATTTCAGGGTGCCTTCCACTACCCAGACACGGTGCTTCTCCCAACGCACCAACTCCGGCGCCAGGTGATTGGGCGTGGTGAGCGGCTTGGGGTCCTTGACGTAGGTCAGGGCGTAGGTGTTGTACGGCACGTACATATCCTTCTTGCCGACCAGTTTCCAGTCGTAGCGATCCAGCGCACCGTTGAACACATAGATGTCGTCGTAGGTGCCGGAACCGGCGGTACCCGGGTTCGGCGTGTCGTAGGCCAGGTTCGGCGCCAGCTTGACCCGACGCACGCCAGGCAGGTACTGCCAGGCACGGCGCGGCTGGGTCAACGGGTTGGCCGAGTCCTTGAGCATCAGCGACTCACCGGCACGGCGGGCCGGGCCGCTGTAGTACAGCTTGGTCTGGAAGTAGGTGTCCTTGGCATCGATCACCTTGTTCAGGTCTTCGTAGACCGGGAAGGCGTTGAACGCGGTACCGGTGGTAGCCAGGGTGGCACGCCCGGAGGAGTCCACGTTCCAGGAGTCGTACTTGGTGGTGTAGCCCGCACCCTGGAAGCGCAGCAGGTGGTTCCACATGGCCTCGGCGCCATTTTGCGGAATCGGGAAAGGAATGCCTGGCAGGGCATTCTCGATGGCGTTACCACCCTCCAGCGACTTGGCGCCGGTGGCGTTCTTCAGCGTGTTGTCCAGCAGCGCCTGGGGCATGGTGGCGGTGCGATGGCTCGGATAGACGTCCACGCGGAAGCTCGGGTAGCGCTTGGCCAGCTCGTAGGTCACGGCGGTCAGCTGATCCTTGTGCTGGTCGGCGTTCTTGCCGTCGATCACCAGCAGCGGCTTTTCGCCGGCGAAGGGATCGGGACGGAAGGTGTCGCCCGCCTTGAAACCGGCCGGAGCCGTCTTCAAACCACCGGTGAAGGCAGGGATAGAGCCGTCGGCGTTGGCGGCCATCTCGGCACCAACCGGGGTCAACGACTGGCCGAGCTTGGCAGCCTCTGCCGCCGACACGGCGGCCTGGGCCTGACCGGCAATGATGGTCGCCAGCGAGGCGGCCAGCACGTTATAGAAAAATTTCATCTCGATTCTCTCCGCTTATTGTTGTGGTGCGAGCATCAGAACGTGGTTTTAAAGGTCAGGTAGACCGCGCCGCGGTCTTCGCCGGTGGCACCGCCGCCGGAGAAGGAGGAGTAGCCACCGCCGTAGCAGGTGTAACGCTCGGTACCGTCGAGGGCGTTGGGGGTGGAGCCATCGGTGGCGCCGTCTTCGCACTTCTCGGTTTCACCGAAGGAGTCGACGTACTTGAGGTCCACGTAGTACTGGTTGTAGATAGCCGCGCCCACACCCACCGCATAGTTGCCGGTGTCTTCGGCGCCACCGGCGGCGACCGGCGAGACGCCGTCCAGGCCGACGTTGATCGACATGGGGGCGGAGAGGTCCACGCCCGGGAACACCTGGTACCAGGTCGGCGTGAAGTTGACCGCCAGGCCCCAGTTGTCGCGGGTCGGCTTGTCGATGCCGCGGTAGGTATCCTCGCCCTTGTACAGCGCCTCGTTCTTGCTATCGAGGCTCAGCAGGTTGCTGTAGTACAGCTCGCCCAGCAGGCTGGCGGAGTCGAAAAACGGTGTCTCGGCAATGGCCAGCAGGCCGTTGACGGTCCAGTGCAGGGTGTCGCCGGTGGCGGCCATGCTCTCGCCTTCACCCGGCAGGTCGGTGACCACGCCGGTGCCAGCGGTGCGCGGAGCCAGTGCCGGGTGCCCCAGGCCGGCGGCCAGGCCGCCCGGGCCGGTGGCGCTGATCAGCGCCGGAATGCTGGCCAGCGGCATGTTCTGACGAATGTTCAGGTCGCTGCCGACGCTGACCCCGGCAATTTCCTTGGACAGGCTCAGGCCATAGATGTCGATGTCGTCGCCGTAGGAGAGGTTGTAGCTGGTACCGGCCAGGGAATCGACCAGGCGGCAGACGCCGGTGCCCGGTACGCTCACTACACCCCCCGGCGCCACCACGCAGCTGCCCTGAGTCAGGGACAGGGAGCGGGCATCGAGCACTGCTTGCGGCAGGATGTCGGAGGTGTTGCGGTAGTAGAAGCCCAGGGTGCCATCCAGCCACTCTGGCGCCCACTTGGCCATCACGCCCCAGTCGCCACGGTCATCCGGGGTATTGTCGTCGCCGCGGCGCACATTGGTCAGCGCGTTCGGCCCGAGGAAGCCGGCGGGATCGGCGGTGTGGCCGAGCAGGAAGGACTGCGCGCCCTCGCCCAGCAGATCGGAGGTGCCGTAATAGGTGCCGGCCTCCGGCAGGCGGGCGGCGTTCCAGTCGAGGAAATACTGGGCGCCGAAGGTCCACTCGGAGTTCAGGGTGAAGCTGGTGGACAGCTGGTTGCGCGGAACGAACAGCTCCTTGGCCTCGGTGCCGGGCGAAGCGGCCAGCTTGGCCAGGTCCAGGCCGGACTGGCCATAGCTCAGCGAATGCACCGGGTTGAGGATGGTCTCGCCCCAGAACACGTTGTGCTGACCGGCCTTCGCGCTGAACAGCGACTCCTCGCCGACTTCGGTGCTGTAGAACAGGAAGGCATCGAGGATCTCGCCGGACGGGCCACTGTAGTAGCGCTTGGCGTAGTTGCTCAGGTGCGGGCTGCCATTGCCCACGCCATCACGGCTGGCCAAGGGACCGACCTGGAAGTGCTGGCCGACCATGCCGCTGACCGTGCCATTGCCGTTGCCGAAGGGGTTGGAATTGGAGCCGGTGTTGTCATAGGCCTTGTCGTACCAGCTGGCTGCGCTGACGCGAAAACCCATCTGGTTCTGGTACACCACGTCCAGCTCGGTCAGCAGGTCGACGCGGTTGGTGATGTTGGTGCCGGCCTTGCGGAAGTTGTAGTCGCCGTCGTTGTTGTTCGGCGTAGCCAGCATGCGCTTGTCGGCACTCTCGGCGCGCACGCCGTAGTTGTACTTGACGGTGTTGTCGAAACGTACAGCCCAGTCTTCGCTGCCCATGTCGACTTCGACGGCTTGTGCGGCCGGCATGGAGGCAGCCAGGATGGCCGTAGCCAGCACGCTGCGGCGCAGAGGCCTGAGATTGCGATTCTTATTGTTGTACATGCGTTGTCTCCGCTTATTGTGTGTGTGGCTCTAACAACGGCTCACATCCGGTGTAGCAGTTGATGTGAGTTATTACTTGCCTGGCCCTACAACAGCCAGTACGTGCTCGGGGAAGCAGTCACGCTCGTTCAGCAGTCCAGCTCACGAATAAACTCATCGGCTCGCGCCCACTCGCCGTACCCGGAAGCAGGGTTGAGATGACCGACCTCACCGAGGTTGACCAGCTGACTACCCCAGCCTTCGGCCAGGTGACAGGCCGCTGCAAAGCTGGCCAGGTAGTCATTGCTGCTGGCGGCAAGGATGCTGGGGAACGGCAGTGGGCCGCTGGGCAGCGGTTCCCAGCCATGGGCGCGCAGGCTGTCCGGAGTGGGGTAGCTCTCCGGCCAGGTGGCCTGCAGATCCGGCGGAGCTGCCAGCAGAGCGCCCTTGATCGGGCGGCTGTAACGGGCAGCCCAGTGCGCCACCATCAGCACGCCGGCACTGTGGGCGACCAGGATCACCGGCCCGTCGATCTGTTCCAGTTCGCGCTGGATGGCTTCGACCCGAGCCGCGCAGCTGAGCTTGTCGGTTTCCAGCGGCGGTACCGAGCGCACCTTGGCGAGCCTGGCTTCGAGCAGGGTTTGCCAGTGTTGCGGTACATGGTCACGCAGGCCGGGAACGATCAGTACAGTGGCTTGGGTTTGCAGCTTGTCCACATCGACACCTTTACAGTTGGCTCCGGCTCCACAGCTGGCCGGATAGTCATTGCTGACAACAGTAAAGAGCGCCCACCCAGCCCGCTTCACATTTCACGTCAGGCATTTCTCATTTGGTGACACGGAGAAAATAGCCTGGCCGCAGCGGCCGCACAGCCAGCTAGCGATAGCGGCGCAAGTGCGCCTGCCACTCGGCGTCTTTGGGCAACAGGCGCAGGATGCGATCCAGTTCAGGCAACACCGCGGCATGCTGCACAGGCACCAGCACACGACGCTGAAAGTGACGTAACGGAGGGTTGTCGACGTGCAGCCGTGCGGCCAGTTGCGGCTCCTGCTGCAGACGGAAATCCAGGGTGCGCTGGCCGATCACGATGGCATCCACCCACCCCCGCAGCAGCCGCTGCAGATTGTCTTCCTCGTAGGCGGCATCCTTGCGCTGTACCCGCCCCGCACTCAGGAGTGCATCCAGCTCGGGGTAGTGGCTGCCGCCGAGCAAGCCCAGGCGCAGCCCCTCCAGGCCATCGAGCGGCAGGCGACTGGCCGTGCCGGAGGATCGCGAGAGCAACAGGTTGGCATCGTCGATGAAGACTTCCGACCAGAGATGGCGCGGTGCATCGGCAAACCATTCGGGGGCAACACCCAGCACCAGACCCGGCAGCTTGCCCGCCGCCAGACCATGATCCAGGCGGCGGCGCGGGACCACCCTGACCACAAAGCGGTATTGCGGCAGGCGCGCGTTGAGCAGTTCGGCCAGATCGTAATACAAGCCCCGAGCCTGCTCGGCATCGACGACGTAGGGCGGTTTCTGTTGATAGGTGAACAACACCAACTGCTCGGCGGCCTGCAGACTGCTGCACACGAGACAGAGCAACCCAGTCAGCCAGCCATGTCGCATCAGGTAACCCTCGCCGCTAATGGTGGCAGAAGCAGCTTAGCCCAGAATTTGCGCGGCCAGCCCGGCCTGCAACTGCGCGCCAGGTATTGACCTGGCAAGCCAGTCGCCCGCGTGTCGGCTATCGATCACAACCCTGCTGGCCAGCCCCGTGTCGAGCACCCGCAAGCCCGCAGCCCAGACCGAAGCCCGCGCCCTGGTGCGTCACGCGCATCACCATTTACCGAACTCACTCAGCTATCGAAGCGCGCCACCAGGGCATGCAGGGCATGCGCGGTGGCCTCCAGCTCGCTACCCAGGTGGGCGGAGCGGGTGGTGATCTCGGCATTCTGCTCAGAAGCCATGGAGATCGTGCTGATCTGCCGTGAGACGTCCTCGGCCACTAGGTTCTGCTGCTCGGCCGCCGAGGCCATCTGCTCGGCCATCTGATGGATACGCTCGACTGCGGCGGTGATGCCGTCCAGCGCCTGCTCGGTCTCGACCACCCGGGCCACCCCGGCACGCGCCTCTTCGCTGCCCTGGCGGGCAATCTGCACCGCCTGGCCGGCCACGGTCTGCAGGCTGGCGATGATGCCCTGGATGGTCTCGGTGGACTCCTGGGTCTTCGATGCCAGCGCCCGCACTTCGTCGGCCACCACGGCGAAACCGCGGCCCTGCTCGCCGGCACGAGCCGCTTCGATGGCGGCGTTCAGTGCCAGCAGATTGGTCTGCTCGGCAATCGCCCGAATCATGTTGGCCGCCTGCTGGATCGACTGCGCCTCGCCGGCCAGCCCGGCCACCGAGGTGCTGATGTCATCCACCGTGTGCGCCAGTTTCTCCACCACCTTGCGGCTCTGCTGGGCCTGGCGGGTGCCGTCGAGCGACAGCTGGTTGACCTGACGCGCCTCCGCGGCCGTTTGCTGCACATGCACGGCAACCTGGTTGATCGAGGCCGCCATCTGCTGCATGGCGGTAGCCGCCATGTCGGTCTCGACCCGCTGCGCCTGCAGCGCCAGCTCAGCCTGGTGCACCAGCTGGCCGTTCTGCGAAGCCTGGCTGGCCGTGCGCGTGGCGTAATCACCGAGCAAGCCGAGCGCCGTACGGATCCGCGCGCCCTCGCTGAGCAGCGCCAGCTGCAGGCGCGACACCGCGCCCGTATCGTCGGTGTAGGTGCGCGCCACCAATTCGCTGGCAAAGGCCTTGGGCGCCGCCAGGGCCACCCGCAGCAGGGCCCGTTTGACGAAGCCCATGGTGGCGATGGTCTGGCCCAGCGACAGCAGGATCACCAAGGCAATCCCGAGGCCGGCATAGCCCTCGATAAACAACCAGGGCCCCAGCAGCGCACCGAGCAACGGCAGCAACAGGAAGCGCGCCAACACGCCGAGCCGTTCGCCCAGCGAACTCGCCGCACGCCCCTGGTTCAGGCGGCTGTACAGGGCACTGGCGCGGCGCACCTGATCGGCATCCGGTTTGACCCGCACCGACTCATAGCCCACCACCCGGCCCTGCTCGAGAATCGGCGTGACATAGGCGTTGACCCAGTAGTGGTCGCCATTGTGGCAGCGGTTCTTGACGATCCCCATCCAGCTCTTGCCGGCCTTGAGGTACTCCCACATCTGCGCGAAGACCTGCGCCGGCATCTCCGGGTGACGCACCAGGTTGTGCGGGCTGCCCAGCAACTGCTCACGGCTGAAACCACTGACGGCGACGAACTCGTCATTGCAGGAGGTGATCAGGCCCTTGGCATCGGTGCTGGAGATCAGGCGTTGATTGGCGGGAAAGCGGGTCTCGCGACCACTGAGTGGCATGTTGATTCGCATCGTTACTCCTGCGCGATACCGCGCGACTGCCTACCGGGACCGCACTTCGCTGCCATACTCACGGAGCGAGTCCGCGACAGCCGCGACAGGACGTCTGTGTTCCCCACAGGCCGTGAGGCTTGGAGGTTGCCGCCGGGCGCCTTGACCCAGCGAAGTGCACTGGATTGTAAAAATGCCCCCCGCTCCCCGCTTAGCTTTAGCCGCCAGGCACTTTTCATTTCATGACTAAGGCTTTATAAGCTAACCGCCTGTCCAAGCCACGCGGCCAACCAAGAGCCGCCCCGAGAGCGCCCCATCATGACTGCCCAAGCCCGTTCCGCCGTTTTGACCAACTACCTCGAAGTTGCTCGCCAGTACGGCCTGAACACCCATGCCCTGATGTCCAAAGCCGGCCTGAGCCAGTCCGTACTCAACGACCCCGAGCAGCGCATTCCGGTAGAAGCGGCCATCCGCCTGATGGAAGACTCCGCCCGCGAAAGCGCTTGCGAGACCCTCGGTCTGCGCATGGCCGAACTGCGTCAGCTGTCCGACTTCGGCGAAGTCAGCCTGCTGCTCAGCCACCAGCACAGCCTGCGTGATGCCTTGCAGGTGATCGTGCAATACCGCCACCTGCTCAACGATTCGCTGGCCATTCATATTGAGGACGCCGGCAAGGCGGTGATCATTCGCGAGGAAGTGGTTAGCGAATACCCCACCCACAGTCGCCAGGCCATCGAACTGGCTATCGGCGTGATGCACCGCTTCTGCGCGGCCCTGCTCGGCGCACACTGGCACCCGATCAGCATCAATTTCACCCACGAGGCCCCTGCGGATCTGTCGGTACATCGACGCATATTTGGCTGTCAGCTGGAGTTCGGCAGCGAGTTCAACGGCATTGTCTGCTCTTCGGCCAACCTGGATACCACCAACCCGCTGGCCAACGCCGCCATGGCCCGCCATGCACAGCGCTACCTGGACTCGCTGCAGGATGCCAGCGAGCACTCACTGGCACTGGATGTGCGCAAGGCCATCTACCTGCTGCTGCCCATGGGGCGGGCCACCATCGAACAGATCGCCCAGGCCCAGGGCATGAACGTGCGCACCCTGCAACGGCGCCTGGAGGAGGAAGGCGGCATCACCTTCAGCGAGCTGATCAACAGCGTGCGCCGCGAGCTGGTGATCCGCTACATGGAAAACCCCGGCTACTCGCTGGCGCGCATCGCCGACATGCTCGGCTACTCGCTGCCGAGTTCCTTCACCCGCTGGTTCATCTCGCAGTTCGGCATGCCGCCAGCCACCTGGCGCAGCGAGCACAATATCGTCCCGCGCAAGCACAGCTGAGCCGACTAGGCGGAAGGTCGCCTGGCCGATAAGCCGACGCGCCTGGCCATCAAGCGATCCAGCAGGCGGGTCGGCAACCAGCGCGCCAGGTGCCACAACGGATGCAGGGGATAGCGCGCCTTCGGCCGCGGCGCTTCGATGGCGCGCAAAATGGCCTGGCTGACCAGCGCCGGCGCGGCGCCCCGCTCGGCATTCGCCGCCATCATCGTGCCCAGGGCGGCCATACCGGCCTGGTAATCAGTGCCCTGGTAGCAGTGGTAATCCGGCGCCTTGTCCCAGATCGCCGTGCGAATCGGCCCGGGCTCGATCAGCACCACGTCGATGCCGTAGATGGCCAGCTCTACCCGCAGCACATCGCTGACCGCCTCCAGGGCATGCTTGCTGGCCGCATAACTGCCGGTCAGCGGCGTGGCCACCCGGCCCGACATCGAGCCGAGGTTGATTAACCGCCCCGCCCGCTCACTGCCCGCATAGGCGCCGAGCAAGGGAGCAAAGGCCTGGATCACCGCCAGCAGCCCAAACAGATTGACCTCGAACAGGCCGCGGATCTCCGCCAGCGGCTGCAACAGCAGCGGACCGCAGGGCGAGGCGATACCGGCGTTGTTGACCAGCGCCGCCAGCCCCTGCTGACCCACCCAGCCCTCGACCTGGCGCAGCGCCGCGGGCAAGTCCTGCGCCTTGCTGACATCGAGCAGCAGCGGCAGAAAGTCATCCCCCAGCTCCCCACTCAGGCGCCGGGCATCGGCCTCGCTGCGCAGCGTGCCAATGACCCGATAGCCCCGCCTGAGCAACAACCGGGCGCAGTCCAGGCCGATGCCCGACGAGACGCCGGTGATCATCACAAAAGGTTTCATCTACTCACTCCAAAGCACTGGGAATGCGGCACAGGGTTGTGCCTGCGCCGACGGTCCATCCGGCCGCCGGCGGGGTGGAGGTTCAGGGCGCGCTCTCCACCTGATTGAGCGCCAGCTCATCCAGATCCAGCACGGCCCGCGTCAGATAGAACTCAGCGCCACCCTGACCGCCGGCCTGGGTATCCATCAGGATGGAGCGAACGAACTGATAGTTACGCCGCACACCGGTCAGCAGCTGCTGTTGCTCTTCGGCCACCTGCAGCTGGGTAAAGCGTTGCGCGACGAGCTGATCGAGCAGCTGCACCCGCTTGCCCAGCAGCGGCACGGGTGCACCGCTTGGCCAGGGGTACTGGCGCACCTGTTGGTCCAGCAGCAGGCTGG encodes:
- a CDS encoding WD40/YVTN/BNR-like repeat-containing protein; translated protein: MCSYNNKILQLALSALLTLLPGLAQATSYVDVLDLPAKPSALALRSPLLDVTRAGERLVTVGQRGHILYSDDAGQSWQQAQVPVSVDLNAVHFPTPQQGWAVGNDGVILHSSDAGATWSKQLDGRQIGELVLKHYSALAAAEPANEQWASLAGEGQRLLDEGADKPFLDVWFADQHTGYAVGVFNLILHTRDGGRSWIPFQDRTENPQGLHLNAINGTGDALYMAGEQGLLRKWDTTLERFIALETPYQGSFFGITGKPGEVLVYGLRGHALRSQDGGASWQSLSGELQISFCAALVDTQGRYRLFTQAGHQLLASGAQNTLQLLPQTQQAPVAGAVQAANGSLILVGARGVRSLPAE
- a CDS encoding DUF1329 domain-containing protein, with amino-acid sequence MKFFYNVLAASLATIIAGQAQAAVSAAEAAKLGQSLTPVGAEMAANADGSIPAFTGGLKTAPAGFKAGDTFRPDPFAGEKPLLVIDGKNADQHKDQLTAVTYELAKRYPSFRVDVYPSHRTATMPQALLDNTLKNATGAKSLEGGNAIENALPGIPFPIPQNGAEAMWNHLLRFQGAGYTTKYDSWNVDSSGRATLATTGTAFNAFPVYEDLNKVIDAKDTYFQTKLYYSGPARRAGESLMLKDSANPLTQPRRAWQYLPGVRRVKLAPNLAYDTPNPGTAGSGTYDDIYVFNGALDRYDWKLVGKKDMYVPYNTYALTYVKDPKPLTTPNHLAPELVRWEKHRVWVVEGTLKSGSRHVYAKRSFYLDEDSWNALASDQYDAGGKLYRGSYSFLTQSYDVETPNTAPHVIYDLVGGSYNVNGVVGPYGGIKYIEPLSKAQWSPEALAGAGIR
- a CDS encoding RBBP9/YdeN family alpha/beta hydrolase, encoding MDKLQTQATVLIVPGLRDHVPQHWQTLLEARLAKVRSVPPLETDKLSCAARVEAIQRELEQIDGPVILVAHSAGVLMVAHWAARYSRPIKGALLAAPPDLQATWPESYPTPDSLRAHGWEPLPSGPLPFPSILAASSNDYLASFAAACHLAEGWGSQLVNLGEVGHLNPASGYGEWARADEFIRELDC
- a CDS encoding AraC family transcriptional regulator; translated protein: MTAQARSAVLTNYLEVARQYGLNTHALMSKAGLSQSVLNDPEQRIPVEAAIRLMEDSARESACETLGLRMAELRQLSDFGEVSLLLSHQHSLRDALQVIVQYRHLLNDSLAIHIEDAGKAVIIREEVVSEYPTHSRQAIELAIGVMHRFCAALLGAHWHPISINFTHEAPADLSVHRRIFGCQLEFGSEFNGIVCSSANLDTTNPLANAAMARHAQRYLDSLQDASEHSLALDVRKAIYLLLPMGRATIEQIAQAQGMNVRTLQRRLEEEGGITFSELINSVRRELVIRYMENPGYSLARIADMLGYSLPSSFTRWFISQFGMPPATWRSEHNIVPRKHS
- a CDS encoding SDR family oxidoreductase, giving the protein MKPFVMITGVSSGIGLDCARLLLRRGYRVIGTLRSEADARRLSGELGDDFLPLLLDVSKAQDLPAALRQVEGWVGQQGLAALVNNAGIASPCGPLLLQPLAEIRGLFEVNLFGLLAVIQAFAPLLGAYAGSERAGRLINLGSMSGRVATPLTGSYAASKHALEAVSDVLRVELAIYGIDVVLIEPGPIRTAIWDKAPDYHCYQGTDYQAGMAALGTMMAANAERGAAPALVSQAILRAIEAPRPKARYPLHPLWHLARWLPTRLLDRLMARRVGLSARRPSA
- a CDS encoding PAS domain-containing methyl-accepting chemotaxis protein — encoded protein: MRINMPLSGRETRFPANQRLISSTDAKGLITSCNDEFVAVSGFSREQLLGSPHNLVRHPEMPAQVFAQMWEYLKAGKSWMGIVKNRCHNGDHYWVNAYVTPILEQGRVVGYESVRVKPDADQVRRASALYSRLNQGRAASSLGERLGVLARFLLLPLLGALLGPWLFIEGYAGLGIALVILLSLGQTIATMGFVKRALLRVALAAPKAFASELVARTYTDDTGAVSRLQLALLSEGARIRTALGLLGDYATRTASQASQNGQLVHQAELALQAQRVETDMAATAMQQMAASINQVAVHVQQTAAEARQVNQLSLDGTRQAQQSRKVVEKLAHTVDDISTSVAGLAGEAQSIQQAANMIRAIAEQTNLLALNAAIEAARAGEQGRGFAVVADEVRALASKTQESTETIQGIIASLQTVAGQAVQIARQGSEEARAGVARVVETEQALDGITAAVERIHQMAEQMASAAEQQNLVAEDVSRQISTISMASEQNAEITTRSAHLGSELEATAHALHALVARFDS
- a CDS encoding DUF1302 domain-containing protein, which gives rise to MYNNKNRNLRPLRRSVLATAILAASMPAAQAVEVDMGSEDWAVRFDNTVKYNYGVRAESADKRMLATPNNNDGDYNFRKAGTNITNRVDLLTELDVVYQNQMGFRVSAASWYDKAYDNTGSNSNPFGNGNGTVSGMVGQHFQVGPLASRDGVGNGSPHLSNYAKRYYSGPSGEILDAFLFYSTEVGEESLFSAKAGQHNVFWGETILNPVHSLSYGQSGLDLAKLAASPGTEAKELFVPRNQLSTSFTLNSEWTFGAQYFLDWNAARLPEAGTYYGTSDLLGEGAQSFLLGHTADPAGFLGPNALTNVRRGDDNTPDDRGDWGVMAKWAPEWLDGTLGFYYRNTSDILPQAVLDARSLSLTQGSCVVAPGGVVSVPGTGVCRLVDSLAGTSYNLSYGDDIDIYGLSLSKEIAGVSVGSDLNIRQNMPLASIPALISATGPGGLAAGLGHPALAPRTAGTGVVTDLPGEGESMAATGDTLHWTVNGLLAIAETPFFDSASLLGELYYSNLLSLDSKNEALYKGEDTYRGIDKPTRDNWGLAVNFTPTWYQVFPGVDLSAPMSINVGLDGVSPVAAGGAEDTGNYAVGVGAAIYNQYYVDLKYVDSFGETEKCEDGATDGSTPNALDGTERYTCYGGGYSSFSGGGATGEDRGAVYLTFKTTF